From the genome of Nicotiana sylvestris chromosome 2, ASM39365v2, whole genome shotgun sequence, one region includes:
- the LOC138885090 gene encoding secreted RxLR effector protein 161-like, translating to MKEVPYASAIGSLMYNMLCTRLDICFDVGMVSRFQSNNGWEHWTSVKHIIKYLNMTRDYMLVYHSGDLAPIGYTNSDFHSDRYSRKSTSGYVFTLGGGAISWRSIKPSCVVDSTMEAEYVVASEAVIENVWLGNFLKGLNVVPSVQAPIVLYCDNNGAVSNPKEPRSHKRSNHIECKYHLIRDIT from the coding sequence atgaaggaAGTCCCTTATGCTTCTGCTATAGGGAGTCTCATGTATAATATGCTATGTACTAGACTTGATATCTGCTTTGATGTTGGCATGGTTAGTAGATTTCAGTCTAATAATGGATGGGAACACTGGACTTCCGTTAAACAtataatcaagtacttgaacATGACTAGGGATTACATGTTGGTTTATCACTCAGGTGATCTTGCACCCATTGGCTATACTAATTCAGATTTCCATTCAGATAGATACTCTAGAAAATCTACCTCAGGATATGTTTTTACCCTAGGAGGTGGAGCTATAAGTTGGAGGAGCATCAAGCCATCATGTGTTGTTGATTCCACCATGGAAGCCGAATATGTGGTTGCATCTGAGGCAGTTATAGAGAATGTTTGGCTCGGAAATTTTCTAAAAGGGCTTAATGTAGTTCCTTCTGTTCAAGCACCGATTGTACTTTATTGTGACAATAATGGTGCCGTTTCAAACCCGAAGGAACCAAGAAGCCATAAAAGGAGTAATCATATTGAGTGTAAATATCACTTAATTCGGGACATAACTTAG